CAGCTTGCGGCGGAGTTCGCTACCTTCTCGGCGCACTTGCAGAAGGCCTACGTGGAGGATGCGCATAAGGCGCTCGAGTCGGTCCCGTTGCAGGAGCAAATGGTGGGGTGGATGCGATCGAGGTTGAGGCTGCTGATGGGAGCTGTGGGGGTGATCCTGGTGATCATCTGCGCGAACATTACGCACCTGCAGTTGGTGCGGGCTACGCGGGAGCTTCGATCCGTAACCATTCGAACCGCGTTGGGAGCGAGCCGTTCGACGTTGGCCGGACGTGCCTTGCTGGAGGCGGCGATCCTGTCGCTTGCGGGATCTTTGGCTGCGGTTCTGGTGGCTGCCCCTGCTTTGAAACTTCTGGTGAGTCTGGCACCGACGTCTATGCCGCGACTGGAAGAGATCCATTTGAATGCGGACGTGTTCGTTTTCTCCTTCCTGATATCGTTCGCGGTGATGGCCATTACGGCGTTGTTGCCTGTATGGCGGTCATGGCATATCGATCCATCGACGGCGATGCGGGCAGATGCTGCGCGAGGTACGGAGACGCACGGGTCGCTGCGGTTGCGCGACGGCCTGATCGTTGCCGAGGTCGCGCTGACGCTGACCCTTTCGGTGGCCGCGATTCTGCTGGCGCAGAAGCTCATTGTGGATTCGAAGCAGGACCTTGGGTTCAATGCCCAATCGCTGGTGACGCTGGACATGCATGTGGTGGGTTCCCCCTCTTTGCCAGAGGCCGCGAAGGACAAGTCGCCGGCTGCGCTTGCGGAGTTCCAGGAGAGGCGGCTTGCGGTGACGCATGAGCGGATGAACCGGCTAGACGATGTGCTGCGGTTGATTTCCGGTACGCCGGGCGTGACCTCCGCCTCGGCGATGGACGGAGCGCCGATGCGTGGCGTGGGAAATGTGAGCTATGCGATCAAGGGGCGGCAGGTGTTCGCGCCGGGCGTGGAGAATCTGCCGGTAGCGAATCTGAGCCCGGTAACGCCATCTACCTTCGCGACGCTGGGGGTGCCGCTGCTGCGCGGACGATGGCTGAACGCGAACGACCGAATCGAGTCGCCGAAGGTGTTGCTGATCGATAGCACGCTGGCGCAGGCGGTCTTTCACGGGCAGGACCCAATCGGACAACAGATCATGTGCGGGTATGACTCGGAAGGCGAGTGGTGGACGATCGTGGGCGTAGTTGGCGGGATTCGCGCCCGTGCGCCGGGTGTCCCGCCGACGCCGACGATTTATGTTCCGGTCGCCCAGCACCCGTCGATCGCAACCGACATGCAGCTGGTGGTTCGGACCGCGCTCGATCCCGCTGCTATGGGGCGCACGTTGCAGGAAAAGCTCATGGCCGTGCACCCGGAGCTGGCGATCAAGGTAAGCACGATGCAGGAGGCCCTCGGCGGAAGCCAGCAGGGAGAGAGGTTCGAGAGCCTTCTGTTTGGGAGCTTCGCGGGTGTGAGCGTTCTGCTCGCGGCGGTGGGGATGTACGGGGTGACGGCGTACTCGGTGGCGCAGCGGAGGTTTGAGTTTGGGCTGCGGGTGGCTCTGGGAGCGGACAGGCCGCAGCTGTTTGGGATGGTGCTGAGGAAGGCGATGGTGTTTGCAACGGCTGGGGTGGTGCTGGGTATCGGCCTCTCGCTGGGGCTGATGCGCGTGCTCGCGAGTGTGATTGGCAGGCTGCCGAAGTTTGATCCGGTCGTGTATGGGCTGGCTTCGGTTGCAGTGCTTGTGGTCGCGCTGCTGGCGAT
This Granulicella aggregans DNA region includes the following protein-coding sequences:
- a CDS encoding ABC transporter permease → MIATVRQALRSLRKSPAFALTVIATLGIGIGLNAAIFAVVDCVLLRPLGYHDADRIVALRTRFVSENRSYGGLGGGDYVDISKQVHGLESTAFYQSWADGLSLNGKSVYLQMAVVSPRFAEVMGVQPVAGRLFNPEEKDGRDILVSEGFAQEYFGSSQAALGKSASYGTQIYTIVGVLPGAFSFPDKTRVWIEQKQVPENLNRTAYNQEGVGKRRADVSPEQLAAEFATFSAHLQKAYVEDAHKALESVPLQEQMVGWMRSRLRLLMGAVGVILVIICANITHLQLVRATRELRSVTIRTALGASRSTLAGRALLEAAILSLAGSLAAVLVAAPALKLLVSLAPTSMPRLEEIHLNADVFVFSFLISFAVMAITALLPVWRSWHIDPSTAMRADAARGTETHGSLRLRDGLIVAEVALTLTLSVAAILLAQKLIVDSKQDLGFNAQSLVTLDMHVVGSPSLPEAAKDKSPAALAEFQERRLAVTHERMNRLDDVLRLISGTPGVTSASAMDGAPMRGVGNVSYAIKGRQVFAPGVENLPVANLSPVTPSTFATLGVPLLRGRWLNANDRIESPKVLLIDSTLAQAVFHGQDPIGQQIMCGYDSEGEWWTIVGVVGGIRARAPGVPPTPTIYVPVAQHPSIATDMQLVVRTALDPAAMGRTLQEKLMAVHPELAIKVSTMQEALGGSQQGERFESLLFGSFAGVSVLLAAVGMYGVTAYSVAQRRFEFGLRVALGADRPQLFGMVLRKAMVFATAGVVLGIGLSLGLMRVLASVIGRLPKFDPVVYGLASVAVLVVALLAMFLPARSAAKVDPMSVLRSE